From Aquificota bacterium, one genomic window encodes:
- the accD gene encoding acetyl-CoA carboxylase, carboxyltransferase subunit beta: protein MGFLDRFRKKEEKEVLWTKCESCKSLLYIPELKKNLNVCPKCQHHFNMPAKDRLEYLLKDYQILFEEIKPTDPLNFKDTKGYKERLKQAQESTGLSEAMIVAEGLLKDERIVLSVMDFGFIGGSMGSVVGERFYRACKHAKEKDLPLVAVITSGGARMQEGILSLMQMAKTSIGVGYLKEKGLPYITVLTDPTTGGVSASFAFLGDIIIAEPKALIGFAGPRVIEQTIKQQLPEGFQTSEFLLEKGMVDMVVHRKDLKDTLYSLIKMATYWRRHVAL from the coding sequence ATGGGCTTTTTGGACAGATTTAGAAAAAAGGAGGAGAAGGAGGTCCTTTGGACCAAGTGCGAAAGCTGTAAATCCCTCCTATACATCCCTGAATTAAAGAAGAACCTAAACGTTTGTCCAAAGTGCCAACATCACTTTAACATGCCTGCAAAAGATAGGCTTGAATACCTACTAAAAGACTATCAAATTCTCTTTGAGGAAATAAAGCCTACAGACCCGCTTAATTTTAAGGACACAAAGGGCTACAAAGAAAGACTAAAACAGGCACAAGAAAGCACTGGACTTTCTGAGGCTATGATAGTGGCAGAGGGGCTTTTAAAGGATGAAAGGATTGTGCTATCGGTTATGGACTTTGGCTTTATAGGTGGTAGCATGGGGTCGGTGGTGGGTGAGAGGTTTTATAGGGCATGTAAGCATGCAAAGGAAAAGGACCTGCCTTTGGTGGCTGTGATAACCTCCGGCGGTGCTCGCATGCAAGAGGGCATACTATCCCTCATGCAGATGGCAAAGACTTCCATAGGCGTGGGCTATTTAAAGGAAAAGGGACTACCCTATATAACTGTGCTTACAGACCCCACTACGGGCGGTGTGTCTGCAAGCTTTGCCTTCCTTGGAGACATAATAATAGCTGAACCAAAGGCCCTTATAGGCTTTGCAGGGCCGAGGGTTATAGAGCAGACCATTAAACAACAGCTTCCAGAAGGCTTTCAAACATCGGAGTTTTTGCTTGAAAAGGGTATGGTGGATATGGTGGTGCATAGAAAGGACCTAAAGGATACCCTTTATAGCCTTATAAAGATGGCCACCTATTGGAGAAGACATGTGGCGCTTTGA
- the cysS gene encoding cysteine--tRNA ligase gives MSLRIYNTLTGKVEEFVPINPPNVLIYTCGVTVYDDSHVGHGRSLIVFDVFRRFLEHMGYRVKFVRNFTDVDDKIINKAKEECADFMTIANRYIASYYIDMENIRVKPADVEPRVTEHIKEIIEVIKALIDKGYAYESGGDVYFSVSAFPEYGKLSKRNIEELEAGARVEPSEKKRNPLDFALWKSAKAGEPAWDSPWGPGRPGWHTECVAMIFKHLGQTIDIHAGGLDLVFPHHENEIAQAEALTGKPFARYWVHNGLVTVGGQKMSKSLGNYITLKEVYSKYHPDILRLLVLFTHYRSPLDFSWEKMEETKRAYERLLNALEDLELLKKLPSYEEKGTHPLFEKVKEAEEAFFQALGEDFNTPQALAVVYNLVSELNKIKNKAFSEGKISHQELQAYEFAVDSLIRNLRGVFGLLEDYRPQCEVKKVVQRELSAGEVLDTRLIDLLIEVRSMARKEKVFTIADHIRDRLKELGIILEDTPAGTKWKRQ, from the coding sequence ATGAGCCTTCGCATATACAACACCTTAACGGGCAAGGTAGAGGAGTTTGTTCCTATCAACCCTCCAAACGTGCTTATATACACCTGCGGTGTAACCGTTTATGATGACTCCCACGTGGGCCATGGAAGAAGCCTTATAGTCTTTGATGTTTTTAGAAGATTTCTTGAACATATGGGATATAGGGTCAAGTTTGTCAGAAACTTCACGGATGTGGATGACAAGATAATAAACAAGGCAAAGGAAGAATGCGCTGACTTTATGACCATAGCCAACAGGTATATAGCCAGCTACTACATTGATATGGAAAACATAAGGGTAAAGCCTGCCGATGTGGAGCCGAGGGTAACGGAGCATATAAAGGAGATTATAGAAGTTATAAAGGCTTTGATAGATAAGGGCTATGCCTATGAGTCGGGTGGGGATGTCTATTTTTCCGTGTCTGCCTTTCCCGAGTATGGAAAGCTTTCAAAAAGGAACATAGAGGAGCTTGAGGCTGGCGCAAGGGTGGAGCCATCGGAGAAGAAGAGAAATCCTTTGGACTTTGCCCTTTGGAAGTCTGCCAAGGCTGGAGAGCCTGCTTGGGATTCTCCTTGGGGGCCCGGAAGGCCAGGCTGGCATACAGAGTGCGTTGCCATGATCTTCAAACACCTTGGGCAGACCATAGACATCCACGCCGGAGGCCTTGACCTTGTCTTTCCTCACCATGAAAATGAGATAGCACAGGCGGAAGCCTTGACGGGTAAGCCCTTTGCGCGCTATTGGGTTCATAACGGCCTCGTCACCGTTGGCGGTCAAAAGATGTCCAAGTCCCTTGGCAACTACATAACCCTCAAAGAGGTTTATTCTAAATACCATCCGGATATCCTTCGGCTTTTAGTCCTCTTTACACACTACAGAAGCCCCTTGGATTTCTCTTGGGAAAAGATGGAAGAGACAAAAAGGGCCTACGAGAGGCTTTTGAACGCCTTGGAAGACCTTGAGCTTTTGAAAAAACTACCAAGCTATGAAGAAAAGGGAACCCACCCACTATTTGAAAAGGTAAAGGAAGCAGAAGAGGCCTTCTTCCAAGCCCTTGGCGAAGACTTTAATACGCCACAGGCCTTGGCGGTGGTTTATAACTTGGTGAGTGAATTAAACAAGATAAAAAACAAGGCCTTTTCGGAAGGCAAAATATCCCATCAAGAGCTTCAAGCCTACGAGTTTGCGGTGGATTCCCTTATAAGGAACTTGAGGGGAGTTTTTGGCCTTCTGGAAGATTACAGGCCCCAGTGTGAGGTTAAAAAAGTGGTCCAAAGGGAGCTATCTGCTGGAGAGGTGCTTGATACAAGGCTTATAGATTTGCTTATAGAGGTTAGAAGCATGGCAAGGAAGGAGAAGGTCTTTACCATTGCGGACCACATAAGGGATAGGTTGAAAGAACTTGGTATAATCCTTGAAGATACACCGGCGGGGACAAAATGGAAAAGACAGTAG
- the folD gene encoding bifunctional methylenetetrahydrofolate dehydrogenase/methenyltetrahydrofolate cyclohydrolase FolD, whose amino-acid sequence MEKTVGIILDGKALSEKIRGDIAQEVKEYLSKGLRPPTLAVILVGEDPASQVYVSNKEKACQKVGIRSLSYRLPYNTTTQELLELIAQLNADEEIDGILVQLPLPSHINQQEIILAISPKKDVDGFHPENMGRLVARMEDGFIPCTPLGIDLLLNHYGIELKGKDVVIVGAGFIVGRPLSLLMLWRDATVSVCHIYTKDIKEYTKRADILISATGVPGLIKAHMVKEGAVVVDVGISRVGDRIVGDVDFEEVKEKAYAITPVPGGVGPMTVTGLLLNTLKAYKKRFRLE is encoded by the coding sequence ATGGAAAAGACAGTAGGCATTATACTTGACGGAAAGGCGCTCTCAGAGAAGATAAGAGGAGATATAGCCCAAGAGGTAAAGGAATACCTTTCAAAGGGCCTTAGGCCTCCCACCCTTGCGGTCATACTGGTAGGAGAAGACCCAGCAAGCCAAGTGTATGTGTCAAACAAGGAAAAGGCATGCCAAAAGGTAGGCATAAGGTCTCTCTCTTACCGCCTTCCCTACAACACAACCACGCAAGAACTACTTGAGCTTATAGCCCAGTTAAACGCCGATGAGGAGATAGATGGCATTCTTGTACAGCTACCCCTACCATCCCATATAAACCAGCAAGAAATAATCCTTGCCATAAGCCCCAAAAAGGACGTTGACGGATTTCATCCAGAAAACATGGGAAGGCTTGTAGCACGTATGGAAGATGGCTTTATACCTTGCACACCACTGGGCATAGACCTGTTGCTTAACCATTACGGGATAGAGCTAAAGGGCAAAGATGTGGTAATAGTGGGTGCTGGCTTTATAGTGGGCAGGCCACTTAGCCTTCTTATGCTTTGGAGGGATGCCACAGTGAGCGTTTGTCATATATATACAAAGGATATAAAGGAATACACCAAAAGGGCGGACATACTCATATCAGCCACGGGCGTGCCGGGCCTCATAAAGGCCCACATGGTAAAGGAGGGTGCGGTAGTGGTGGATGTAGGTATATCAAGAGTAGGAGACAGGATAGTGGGGGATGTGGACTTTGAAGAAGTAAAGGAGAAGGCCTATGCCATTACACCCGTGCCCGGTGGTGTGGGACCCATGACGGTGACGGGCTTGCTTCTTAACACTTTGAAGGCTTATAAGAAAAGGTTTAGGCTTGAGTGA
- a CDS encoding aspartate aminotransferase family protein has protein sequence MHLMNTYKRLPVRFVRGEGVYLYDDKGKRYLDMLAGIAVNALGYKDPELTQAICNQAKELLHISNLFENPWQEELAKELVEEFWTSGKVFFCNSGAEANEGAIKLVRKFFYERGEKRYRIITFYNSFHGRTFGSMSATAQEKIQRGFEPLLDGFDYAELNNFDSVLKALKKDTAGIMLEVIQGEGGIREADFEFMQKIQELCRREGLLLIVDEVQTGIGRTGKFYACQHYNIEPDIITLAKGLGGGVPIGAILARDEVADAFGPGSHGSTFGGNPLACTSAKVVVRRVKKLLVQVERVGSYFKRKLEELKVGKVRGKGLMLGLELERDCSQIVQKALERGLVINCTSERVLRFVPPLIIEERHVDEAVEILREVLTQA, from the coding sequence ATGCACCTTATGAACACATACAAAAGGCTTCCCGTTAGGTTTGTAAGAGGAGAAGGTGTTTATCTTTATGATGATAAGGGGAAAAGATATCTTGATATGCTTGCGGGCATTGCGGTAAACGCCCTTGGCTACAAGGACCCAGAGCTAACACAAGCTATATGCAATCAAGCAAAAGAGCTTTTGCACATCTCCAACCTCTTTGAAAACCCGTGGCAGGAGGAGCTTGCAAAGGAGCTTGTGGAGGAGTTTTGGACTTCTGGGAAAGTCTTTTTTTGCAACAGCGGAGCGGAAGCCAACGAAGGTGCCATAAAGCTTGTAAGAAAATTTTTTTATGAAAGGGGAGAAAAAAGGTATAGGATAATCACCTTTTATAACTCCTTTCATGGGAGGACCTTTGGATCCATGTCGGCCACAGCCCAAGAGAAGATACAAAGGGGCTTTGAGCCTCTTTTGGACGGCTTTGACTATGCAGAGCTAAACAACTTTGACTCTGTGCTAAAAGCCTTAAAAAAGGATACGGCTGGCATAATGCTTGAGGTAATTCAAGGTGAGGGTGGCATAAGGGAGGCAGACTTTGAATTTATGCAAAAGATTCAAGAGCTTTGCAGAAGGGAAGGATTACTTTTGATAGTGGATGAGGTGCAAACGGGCATAGGAAGGACTGGAAAGTTCTACGCCTGCCAGCATTACAATATAGAGCCAGACATTATAACCCTTGCCAAAGGCCTTGGTGGCGGTGTGCCTATAGGTGCCATCTTGGCAAGGGATGAGGTGGCAGATGCCTTTGGGCCGGGTTCTCACGGCTCCACCTTTGGGGGAAATCCTCTTGCCTGCACAAGCGCCAAGGTGGTGGTAAGGAGGGTAAAAAAACTCTTGGTTCAAGTAGAAAGGGTAGGAAGCTACTTTAAAAGGAAGCTTGAAGAGCTAAAGGTTGGAAAGGTAAGGGGGAAGGGCCTTATGCTTGGCCTTGAATTAGAAAGAGACTGTTCTCAAATAGTTCAAAAAGCCCTTGAGAGGGGCCTTGTGATAAACTGCACTTCAGAAAGGGTCTTGAGGTTTGTCCCACCTCTCATAATAGAAGAGAGGCATGTAGATGAGGCTGTGGAGATATTGAGGGAGGTTCTCACTCAAGCCTAA
- a CDS encoding nucleotidyltransferase family protein, whose amino-acid sequence MRHFEEIKEILSSHLDEIRNRFGVREIGIFGSYVRSEESKESDLDVLVEFEEGKKNFDNYMDLKFYLEDLFGIKVDLVIKAIKPRLKSYILSEVVYV is encoded by the coding sequence ATGAGACACTTTGAAGAGATAAAAGAAATTCTATCCAGTCATCTTGATGAAATTAGAAACAGGTTTGGCGTTAGAGAGATAGGTATTTTTGGTTCCTATGTAAGGAGTGAGGAAAGTAAAGAGAGTGATTTGGACGTGCTTGTGGAGTTTGAAGAAGGCAAAAAAAACTTTGACAATTATATGGATTTAAAGTTTTACCTTGAAGACTTATTTGGAATAAAGGTAGACCTTGTAATAAAAGCCATTAAACCCAGACTTAAAAGCTACATATTGAGCGAGGTTGTTTATGTTTAA
- a CDS encoding NAD+ synthase: protein MPEFLSLSMAQINPKVGDIEGNLKRIKDFWEKADSQSHMVIFPELSLCGYPPEDLLLRLDFIQKCHKALEELLDFSTKRESLAVIGMPYYDGDLYNALVLLGGGKVLGIYKKTFLPNYSVFDEKRYFRAGGEPFILEVEGLRLGFSICEDIWHPDGWERFYALSGCQVLININASPYYKGKHEFKENFLKARAEDNIAYVVYVNMVGGQDELVFDGRSMVIDPEGRILARAKAFEEDLLTVSLDINMVRRKRLFDLRLRERKVEEKNRLEIYYLPKREKMPPRVEEGPKEEEELYKAITLAIRDYVEKNGFERVALGLSGGIDSSLVACLAVDSLGKERVVGVFMPSEFTSKESREDVYSLVESLGIELLEYPIEGLYKAYLQAFDSKELTVAEENLQARIRANILFYLSNRYGWLVLSTSNKSEIAVGYGTIYGDMAGGFAPIKDLYKTMVYRLAQYRNSIRPDIPQRVLTKPPSAELRPNQTDQDTLPPYEVLDRILMLYIEEGLDLKSIVDQGFEEEVVKRVLSMLKRAEYKRKQAPVGPKLTKRAFGKDWRVPITNEYV from the coding sequence ATGCCTGAATTTCTAAGCCTTTCCATGGCCCAGATAAACCCAAAGGTGGGAGACATAGAAGGGAATTTAAAAAGGATAAAGGACTTTTGGGAAAAGGCTGACAGCCAAAGCCACATGGTCATCTTTCCAGAACTTTCCTTATGTGGTTATCCTCCAGAAGACCTTCTTTTGAGGCTTGATTTTATACAAAAGTGCCACAAGGCCCTTGAGGAGCTTTTGGACTTTTCCACAAAAAGGGAGTCCCTTGCGGTCATTGGCATGCCCTACTATGATGGAGACCTCTATAATGCCCTTGTGCTTTTGGGTGGTGGGAAGGTGCTTGGCATATACAAAAAGACCTTTTTACCCAACTATTCTGTCTTTGATGAAAAGAGATACTTTAGGGCTGGAGGAGAGCCATTTATCCTTGAAGTGGAAGGCCTAAGGCTGGGCTTTTCCATATGTGAGGATATTTGGCATCCTGACGGTTGGGAGAGGTTCTATGCCCTTTCGGGCTGTCAAGTGCTTATAAACATAAACGCTTCTCCCTATTATAAGGGCAAGCATGAGTTTAAGGAAAATTTTTTGAAGGCAAGGGCTGAGGACAATATTGCCTACGTGGTATATGTAAATATGGTGGGAGGGCAGGATGAGCTGGTCTTTGATGGTCGCAGTATGGTAATAGACCCGGAAGGAAGGATTTTGGCAAGGGCAAAGGCCTTTGAGGAGGACCTACTCACTGTAAGCCTTGATATAAACATGGTAAGGAGGAAAAGGCTTTTTGACCTAAGGCTAAGGGAGAGAAAGGTAGAAGAAAAGAACAGGCTTGAAATCTATTACCTTCCAAAAAGGGAGAAGATGCCACCAAGGGTGGAAGAAGGCCCAAAAGAAGAGGAGGAGCTTTATAAGGCTATCACATTGGCCATAAGGGACTATGTGGAGAAGAATGGCTTTGAAAGGGTGGCTTTGGGCTTGTCTGGCGGTATAGACTCTTCTTTGGTGGCATGCCTTGCAGTAGATAGCCTTGGAAAGGAAAGGGTGGTAGGAGTTTTCATGCCTTCCGAGTTTACCTCAAAGGAGAGCAGGGAAGATGTTTATAGCTTGGTAGAAAGCCTTGGCATAGAGCTTTTGGAGTATCCTATAGAAGGCCTTTACAAAGCTTACCTTCAGGCCTTTGATTCAAAGGAGCTAACCGTTGCGGAAGAAAACCTTCAGGCACGCATAAGGGCAAACATACTCTTTTACCTTTCCAACCGTTATGGATGGCTTGTGCTTTCTACTTCCAACAAGAGCGAGATAGCGGTGGGCTATGGAACCATATATGGAGATATGGCCGGGGGCTTTGCTCCAATAAAGGACCTCTATAAGACCATGGTCTACAGGCTTGCCCAGTATAGAAATTCCATAAGGCCAGACATTCCTCAAAGGGTTCTTACCAAGCCACCCAGCGCAGAGCTAAGGCCTAACCAAACAGACCAAGACACCCTCCCACCTTATGAGGTCCTTGACAGAATACTCATGCTTTACATAGAAGAGGGTCTAGATCTAAAGTCTATAGTAGACCAAGGCTTTGAGGAGGAGGTGGTAAAAAGGGTCTTAAGTATGTTAAAGAGGGCAGAATACAAAAGAAAACAAGCACCAGTGGGTCCAAAGCTTACAAAAAGGGCCTTTGGAAAGGATTGGAGGGTGCCGATAACCAATGAATATGTCTAA
- the hfq gene encoding RNA chaperone Hfq: protein MFMEKNTNVQDEYIEELKKKGANITIFLTRGTRITGKILDHDKYTILLEVEGEPSLIYKHAISTIVQGG from the coding sequence ATGTTTATGGAGAAGAACACCAACGTACAGGATGAGTATATTGAGGAGCTAAAGAAAAAGGGTGCCAATATAACCATATTCCTTACAAGAGGCACCAGAATAACGGGCAAGATACTTGACCATGATAAGTACACCATACTGTTGGAAGTAGAAGGTGAACCAAGCCTTATATACAAGCACGCTATAAGCACCATAGTGCAAGGAGGTTAA
- the hflX gene encoding GTPase HflX codes for MKTLLVGLLESNKSESRESLEELKELVRAVGGKCIGYILQKKSHPDPRFYVGAGKVEEIKQVAEGTGADVIIFDTFLSPSQVANLEKAIGRKIMDRADLVLEIFSRRVRSKTAKLQVELAKLTYELPRLYGRGKELSRLGGGVGTRGPGEQEAEIRRRWIKKRIQQIKEELEDIKRQRREQRKRRESSGDLKVVKVALVGYTNVGKSSLLRLLTGRETFVADMPFATLDTKTSAKFLFPDIKVLITDTVGFIRKLPPELIESFKATLEEVQEADILLHVIDISDKKWLEKVKVVKEILKDLSADEKPVIYVFNKADKVVEKEEDIKYLTEPAFMDGRAVVISVEKGWGIEELLKAIREKVEELQEAVR; via the coding sequence ATGAAGACCCTACTGGTAGGCCTATTAGAATCCAATAAGTCAGAAAGCAGGGAATCCCTTGAGGAGCTTAAGGAGCTTGTAAGGGCAGTAGGTGGCAAGTGCATAGGTTATATACTCCAGAAAAAAAGCCATCCAGACCCAAGGTTTTATGTTGGTGCTGGAAAGGTAGAGGAGATAAAACAGGTGGCCGAAGGCACTGGTGCTGATGTTATCATCTTTGATACCTTTCTAAGCCCATCGCAGGTGGCAAACCTTGAAAAGGCCATAGGTAGAAAGATTATGGACCGTGCGGACCTTGTGCTTGAGATATTCTCCAGAAGGGTGAGGTCAAAGACGGCCAAGCTTCAGGTGGAGCTTGCCAAGCTAACCTATGAGCTTCCAAGGCTATATGGAAGAGGAAAGGAGCTATCCAGGCTTGGTGGTGGTGTGGGGACAAGGGGTCCCGGTGAGCAAGAGGCGGAGATAAGGAGAAGGTGGATAAAGAAGAGGATACAGCAGATAAAGGAGGAGCTTGAGGACATAAAGAGGCAAAGAAGAGAGCAAAGGAAAAGGAGGGAAAGCTCTGGAGACCTAAAGGTGGTAAAGGTGGCCCTTGTGGGATACACAAACGTAGGAAAATCAAGCCTTTTGAGGCTTTTGACAGGCAGGGAAACCTTTGTGGCAGACATGCCCTTTGCCACCTTGGATACAAAGACCTCCGCCAAGTTCCTCTTTCCGGACATAAAGGTGCTTATCACCGACACGGTGGGCTTTATAAGGAAGCTTCCACCAGAGCTTATAGAGTCCTTTAAGGCCACTCTTGAAGAGGTGCAAGAGGCGGACATCCTTTTGCATGTGATAGACATCTCGGACAAAAAGTGGCTTGAAAAGGTAAAGGTGGTAAAAGAGATTCTAAAGGACCTATCTGCAGATGAAAAGCCTGTTATATATGTCTTTAACAAGGCTGATAAGGTGGTGGAGAAAGAGGAAGATATTAAATACCTTACAGAACCAGCCTTTATGGATGGTAGGGCTGTGGTGATTTCTGTGGAAAAGGGGTGGGGGATAGAGGAGCTTCTGAAGGCTATAAGAGAAAAGGTAGAAGAACTTCAAGAGGCGGTGCGATGA
- a CDS encoding adenylosuccinate synthase has product MKKHLVLLGAQWGDEGKGKVVDLLSAGFDAVVRYQGGSNAGHTVVVGGEKFILHLLPTGILHEHTIGIVAQGMVVDLELLVKEIKDIEERGLKVWDRVFVSNRAHLVMPYHKVLDSLFERKGKIGTTLRGIGPSYMFKYGRKGIRVCDLEDKDRTYRLIKDNLEFVQDLCEKVYCENHKLDLEEMFEKTMESYNKIKDRVIDTTRWLLDFKGRVLFEGAQGTMLDVDMGTYPYVTSSNASALGLSSGTGLPPKYFSDANFWAVSKAYTTRVGEGPFPTELKDEMGEKLRERGGEYGATTGRPRRCGWLDLVALKYAVEVNGLDGLIITKLDVLDEFEEIKLCVAYEYKGQTIDHFPASLSQLESIRPIYKSFKGWQRDTKGAKSLSQLPKEALDYLDFIQSYLGVPIVMLSTGPEREEYFWLQEPAYQEKVR; this is encoded by the coding sequence ATGAAAAAACATCTTGTTTTGCTGGGCGCCCAGTGGGGCGATGAAGGAAAGGGAAAGGTGGTAGATCTGCTTTCTGCAGGCTTTGATGCAGTGGTGCGATACCAAGGGGGTAGCAATGCAGGCCACACGGTGGTGGTAGGTGGAGAAAAGTTCATACTTCACCTTTTACCAACGGGCATACTTCATGAGCATACCATAGGCATAGTGGCCCAAGGCATGGTGGTGGATTTAGAGCTTTTGGTAAAAGAGATAAAAGATATTGAAGAAAGGGGTTTAAAAGTTTGGGACAGGGTTTTTGTGAGCAACAGGGCGCACCTTGTAATGCCCTATCATAAGGTGCTTGACTCTCTTTTTGAAAGAAAAGGCAAGATAGGCACCACCTTGAGGGGTATAGGTCCTTCCTACATGTTCAAGTATGGAAGGAAGGGTATAAGGGTCTGCGACCTTGAGGACAAGGACAGGACCTACAGGCTCATAAAAGACAATCTGGAGTTTGTGCAGGACCTTTGTGAGAAGGTCTACTGTGAGAACCACAAGCTTGACCTTGAGGAGATGTTTGAAAAAACTATGGAAAGCTACAATAAGATAAAAGATAGGGTGATAGATACTACGAGGTGGCTTCTTGATTTTAAGGGTAGGGTGCTTTTTGAGGGTGCGCAGGGAACCATGCTTGATGTGGATATGGGCACCTATCCTTATGTGACCTCTTCCAACGCCTCCGCCTTGGGCCTTTCCAGTGGAACGGGCCTTCCTCCAAAGTACTTTTCTGATGCCAACTTTTGGGCTGTATCAAAGGCATACACCACAAGGGTGGGTGAAGGGCCCTTTCCAACGGAGCTAAAGGATGAGATGGGAGAAAAACTGAGGGAGAGGGGTGGAGAGTATGGGGCCACTACGGGAAGGCCAAGGAGATGCGGATGGCTGGACCTTGTGGCTTTGAAGTATGCGGTGGAGGTAAACGGCCTTGACGGCCTAATAATTACCAAGCTGGATGTATTGGATGAGTTTGAGGAGATAAAGCTATGTGTGGCCTATGAGTATAAAGGGCAGACCATTGACCACTTTCCGGCAAGCCTGAGCCAGCTTGAAAGCATAAGGCCCATATACAAGAGTTTTAAGGGGTGGCAAAGGGATACAAAGGGAGCAAAAAGCCTCTCCCAGCTTCCAAAGGAAGCCCTTGACTATCTGGATTTTATCCAAAGCTACCTTGGCGTGCCTATTGTGATGCTCTCTACCGGTCCTGAGAGGGAAGAGTATTTTTGGCTACAAGAGCCAGCTTACCAAGAAAAAGTAAGATAG
- a CDS encoding metal ABC transporter permease, producing the protein MMDIFLNSFLLSVVLVGIHAYFGREIVKRGIIFTDIAVAQFSGVGLALSLLLFHGEHLYLFSLIFSLLASLLIAFSQRIKEYTEAFIGLLYALGFSSVVLILSFSPFGMEELKKITASDILFVQREEVFKTAIIYFVIGLLLYFRRRLKEFFQELSFFVLFSLTLASSVKLVGVLVVFSLLVAPALASLLLGRGLIFAWAFGTLLNLLAIGISFKLDLPTGYSMAFLQSLVAILLFLGKLALVAKNTLPSQDR; encoded by the coding sequence ATGATGGACATCTTTCTAAACAGCTTTTTGCTTTCTGTAGTGCTTGTGGGCATCCATGCCTACTTTGGAAGGGAGATAGTAAAAAGGGGCATAATCTTTACCGATATTGCGGTAGCTCAGTTTTCCGGAGTGGGCCTTGCCCTCTCCCTCCTTCTCTTTCATGGAGAACACCTTTATCTTTTTTCTTTAATATTTTCCCTCCTTGCAAGCCTCCTTATAGCCTTCTCTCAAAGGATCAAAGAATACACAGAAGCCTTTATAGGCCTTTTGTATGCTTTGGGCTTTTCCTCCGTTGTCCTTATCCTTTCCTTTTCACCTTTTGGTATGGAGGAACTAAAGAAGATAACGGCCAGCGACATACTCTTTGTGCAAAGAGAGGAGGTCTTCAAAACAGCCATAATTTACTTTGTTATAGGCCTTCTTCTCTATTTTAGAAGGCGTCTCAAAGAGTTTTTTCAGGAGCTTTCCTTTTTTGTCCTCTTTTCTCTTACCCTTGCCAGTTCGGTAAAGCTTGTGGGCGTTTTGGTAGTCTTTTCCCTTCTGGTGGCACCAGCCTTAGCCTCTCTGCTACTTGGTAGAGGCCTAATCTTTGCTTGGGCCTTTGGCACCCTTTTGAACCTTTTGGCCATAGGCATATCCTTTAAGCTTGACCTTCCCACTGGCTACAGTATGGCCTTTTTGCAGTCCTTGGTGGCTATCTTACTTTTTCTTGGTAAGCTGGCTCTTGTAGCCAAAAATACTCTTCCCTCTCAGGACCGGTAG
- a CDS encoding zinc ABC transporter substrate-binding protein: MRSLLILLLSLSLSFAQLKVVAVYPWIGELVKEIGKDKVRLHVIAKPTEDFHFVVPRPSHIAKLRDADLLIINGASLEIGFLPPLIQQSNNPKIQPGREGFLDLSSYVNLIEKPLSVSRAMGDVHPEGNPHYNLDPHNIPTLAKAIKDKMCQLDQKNCAFYTSNLEGFLKRWSQKLKEWDEGFSKLRGTKVIQYHKTYDYLFVRYGIENAGTLEPLPGIPPTAKHLEELINRSKGVKFVVYEVFREPKPAKRVAEAIGAKAVMLPHDVDVEGVKDLFGLFDEILRRLSK; this comes from the coding sequence ATGAGAAGCCTATTAATACTACTCCTTAGCCTTTCTCTTTCCTTTGCCCAGCTAAAGGTGGTTGCTGTTTATCCTTGGATAGGTGAGCTTGTTAAGGAAATAGGAAAGGATAAAGTAAGGCTACATGTTATAGCCAAGCCCACTGAAGATTTTCACTTTGTAGTGCCAAGGCCTTCCCATATAGCAAAGCTAAGGGATGCAGACCTCCTTATCATAAACGGCGCAAGCCTTGAGATAGGCTTTTTGCCACCGCTAATACAGCAATCCAACAATCCCAAAATACAGCCCGGAAGGGAAGGCTTTTTGGACCTCTCAAGCTATGTAAATCTAATAGAAAAGCCTCTCTCTGTCTCAAGAGCTATGGGAGATGTGCATCCTGAGGGAAACCCCCACTACAACTTAGACCCCCACAACATACCCACACTGGCGAAGGCTATAAAGGATAAGATGTGCCAGCTTGATCAAAAGAACTGTGCCTTTTACACTTCAAACCTTGAGGGCTTCTTAAAAAGGTGGAGCCAAAAGCTAAAAGAGTGGGATGAGGGCTTTTCCAAGCTAAGAGGCACAAAGGTTATACAATATCACAAGACCTATGATTACCTCTTTGTGCGATACGGAATAGAAAACGCAGGCACATTAGAACCTTTGCCGGGCATCCCACCTACGGCCAAACATCTGGAAGAGCTTATAAACAGGTCAAAGGGAGTAAAGTTTGTAGTCTATGAAGTATTTAGAGAACCAAAGCCTGCCAAGAGAGTGGCGGAGGCCATAGGAGCCAAGGCAGTTATGCTTCCCCATGATGTAGATGTGGAAGGTGTAAAGGACCTCTTTGGCCTTTTTGATGAAATACTTAGGAGGCTTTCAAAATGA